The genomic interval GAAGATCCGCTTCCCCGAGAGTTCGTCCATCGGCATCAAGCCGGTATCCGTCGAGGGTAGCGAACGCCTGATCCGCCGGGCGATCCAGTATGCGATCGACAACCAGCGCAAGTCGGTGACCCTGGTGCACAAGGGCAATATCATGAAGTTCACCGAGGGCGGCTTCAAGAAATGGGGCTACGAACTGGCTGCGCGCGAGTTCGGCGCGGAACTGATCGATGGCGGGCCGTGGATGAAACTGGGTGATAAATTTGGGGGCATCGTCATCAAGGACGTGATCGCCGATGCTTTCCTGCAACAGATTCTGTTGCGTCCGGAAGAATACGATGTGATCGCCACCCTGAATCTCAACGGCGATTATATTTCCGACGCGCTGGCCGCCGAGGTGGGCGGCATCGGCATTGCGCCGGGGGCAAACCTGTCGGACTCGATCGCGATGTTCGAGGCCACGCACGGCACGGCGCCGAAGTATGCCGGCAAGGATTACGTCAATCCCGGTTCGATTATTCTGTCGGCCGAAATGATGTTGCGCCACATGGGCTGGATCGAAGCGGCAGACCTGATTATCAAGGGCATGGACGGCGCGATTGCCGGCAAGAAAGTTACCTACGATTTCGCGCGTCTGATGGAAGGTGCGACGCAGGTTTCCTGTTCTGCTTTCGGCGACGTGATGATTCAGAATATGTAAATCAAGTATTGCTGAGTGCGCCCCCTGGTTTCAGGGGGCGTAAAAAAGCCCGTGGTGAAAACCACGGGCTTCGATCATTCTGAAGCTGTATTAGGCAGCTTGAATGTTAGAGGCTTGTTTGCCCTTAGGACCTTGGGTCACTTCGAATTGGACCTTTTGGCCTTCTTTCAGGGTCTTGAAACCACCCATCTGGATGGCGGAGAAATGCGCAAACAAATCTTCGCTGCCATCATCAGGAGTGATAAAGCCAAAACCTTTAGCGTCGTTAAACCATTTTACGGTACCAGTTGCCATTACATGCTTCCTTAAAAAATTACGGGCTCAAACCCAATGAATATGCTTGAAATTCAAGACCGCAAACGGCAAAACCGGTACTGCAGAAAACTTGAAGCCAAACATAGCCGTCTTTTTACGTCCAATATGACAGCAAGTCAAGCATTATTCGACGGTGTGTCAAATATAAGTTCTTGCCCTTGAAAAATTCGTCATTAGCGTCACAATTGGTACTATTAATCGAGTGTGATGAATATGCCCGGCAAGTATCGTGAAAGCACAGTATTGGAGGGGCAGCGCGCCAAGCTGAAGCCGCCTTCGCTGTTCAAGGTGATCCTGCTTAACGATGATTACACGCCAATGGAATTCGTGGTGATCGTGCTGCAGCGCTTTTTTGCCAAGGACCGTGAACAGGCGACGCAAATCATGCTCAAAGTTCATAGGGAGGGGCGCGGTTTATGCGGCGTCTATCCCCGCGATATAGCAGCAACCAAGGTGGAACAGGTGTTGGCATTTGCCAACGAGCATCAGCATCCGCTGCAATGCGTGATGGAGGAAACGTGAAATGATTGCCCAGGAACTGGAAGTATCTTTACATATGGCGTTCATCGAGGCGCGCCAGAAGCGCCACGAGTTCATTTCCGTGGAACACCTGCTGCTGGCCATGCTCGACAACCCGACTGCGGCCCAGGTGCTGCGTGCCTGTGCTGCGAACATCGACGAGTTGCGCAAGCAACTGTCCGATTTCGTGGCCGAGCATACGCCCACCGTGGCGGGTACGGACGACGTGGACACTCAGCCTACCCTGGGTTTTCAGCGCGTGATTCAGCGCGCCATTCTGCACGTGCAATCCTCCGGCAAGAAAGAAGTGACCGGCGCCAACGTGCTGGTGGCGCTGTTCGGCGAAAAGGACTCCCATGCCGTGTATTTCCTGCAGCAGCAGGGAGTGAACCGCCTCGACGTGGTCAATTACATTTCCCACGGTATCAGCAAGGTGCAGGAAGGCGCCGTTCCGCGCCAGGAGCCGGAACAGGAAAACGAACAGGAGCCGACGCCGGCCTCGGCGCTCGACAGTTTTACCCAGAACCTCAACCACCAGGCTTTGGCCGGCAAGATCGACCCGCTGATCGGTCGCGATCTCGAGCTGGAGCGCGTGGTGCAGACCCTGTGCCGCCGGCGCAAGAACAATCCGTTGCTGGTGGGCGAGGCGGGCGTGGGCAAGACCGCCATTGCCGAAGGATTGGCGCGCCGCGTCGTGGAAGGCGAGGTGCCGGAGGTGCTGGCGAAAAGCACGGTCTATGCGCTCGACATGGGGGCCTTGCTGGCCGGTACCAAGTATCGCGGTGATTTCGAGCAGCGCCTCAAAGCGGTGCTCAAGCAACTGACCGACGATCCGAATGCGATCCTGTTCATCGACGAAATTCACACCCTGATCGGTGCTGGCGCAGCCTCCGGCGGCACGCTGGATGCGTCCAACCTGCTCAAGCCGGCTTTGAGCTCCGGCCAGTTGAAGTGCATCGGCGCGACGACCTACAACGAATACCGCGGCATTTTCGAGAAGGACCACGCCCTGTCGAGGCGCTTCCAGAAAATTGACGTGCCCGAGCCGTCGGTGGAAGAGACGGTGGAAATCCTGCGCGGCCTCAAGTCGCGTTTCGAGGCCCATCACGGCGTGAAATACACGGCGGCAGCCCTGACCACCGCGGCGGAGCTTTCTGCGCGTTACATCAACGACCGCCATCTGCCCGACAAAGCGATCGATGTCATCGACGAAGCGGGCGCAGCGCAGCGCGTGCTGCCCAAGTCGAAGCAGAAGAAAACCATTTCCATCAAGGAGATAGAGGACATTATCGCCAAGATTGCGCGCATCCCGCCCAAGAGCGTTTCCAGCGACGACCGTTCGGCGCTGAAGACACTGGAACGCGATCTCAAGGCGGTGGTGTTCGGCCAGGACAATGCGATCGAAGCCCTGGCGTCGGCGATCAAGATGGCGCGCAGCGGGCTCGGCAGTCCCAACAAGCCGATCGGCTCGTTCCTCTTTTCCGGCCCGACCGGCGTGGGCAAGACCGAAGTGGCGCGGCAGCTGGCTTATGTGATGGGCATCGAACTGATCCGTTTCGACATGTCCGAATACATGGAGCGCCATGCGGTGTCGCGCCTGATCGGCGCGCCGCCGGGATATGTGGGTTTCGAGCAGGGCGGCCTGATGACCGAGCAGATCACCAAGCACCCCTACAGCGTGCTGCTGCTGGACGAGATCGAGAAGGCGCACCCGGATATCTACAACATCCTGCTGCAGGTCATGGACCACGGCACGCTCACCGACAACAACGGCCGCAAGGCGGATTTCCGCAACGTCATCATCATCATGACGACCAATGCCGGCGCCGAGAATCTGTCCAAGGGCAGCATCGGCTTCGCGCAGAGCCAGAAAGCCGGCGACGAAATGGCCGAGATCAAGCGGTTGTTCACGCCGGAGTTCCGCAACCGCCTGGATGCGACGATTTCCTTCCGCGCCCTGGACCATGAAGTCATCCTGCGCGTGGTGGACAAGTTCCTCATGCAACTGGAGGAGCAACTGCACGAGAAGAAAGTTGAAGCGACTTTCACAGATGCACTCAAGGACTATCTCGCCAAGCGCGGATTCGACCCGCTCATGGGTGCGCGCCCGATGGCTCGCCTGATCCAGGACACCATCCGCCGCGCGCTGGCGGACGAACTGCTGTTCGGGCGGCTCGCCAACGGCGGCCATGTCACGGTGGACATGGACGGCGATGCCGTGCATCTGGCGTTTGACGAAGAGCTGGAAAAAGCTATTTGACCCAGCACGGCCGGAAATGGGACATTTTCTGTGCCGTGGTGGACAACTTTGGCGATATCGGCGTGTGCTGGCGCCTCGCACGCCAGCTTGCCGCCGAACATGATATTGAAGTGCGTCTGTGGGTGGACGACCTTGCCAGCCTGCAAACCATCTGTCCTGAAATCAATCCCGACCTGAGTGAGCAGACTGCGCGCCGCGTTGTGGTGCGGCGCTGGGAAGCGTCATTTCCCGCCGTGGCGCCCGCCGATGTGGTGATCGAGGCTTTCGGCTGCGAGCTTCCCGCAGGCTATGTCGCGGCGATGGCGGATGCGGCGTGCAGGCCGGTGTGGGTCAACCTGGAATATCTCAGTGCGGAGATCTGGGTCGAGGGCTGCCATGGTTTGCCCTCGCCCCATCCCCGCCTGCCGTTGACCAAATACTTCTTTTTCCCCGGATTTTCATCCGCTACCGGCGGATTGCTGGCGGAAAGCGGGCTGCTGGAGCGACGTCAGGCATTCCAGAGCGATCCCGAGCAGCTTGCCCGGTTCTGGCAATCCATCGGCTTGCCGCAGCCTGAAGCCACGGAGTGTCGCGTGTCCCTGTTCGGCTACGAAAATCCTGCCCTGCAGGGACTGCTCGAGGCCTGGGCCAGTGGCGTTTTCCCCGTGACCTGCCTGGTGCCGGAGGGCCGCATGGTGGCCGGTGTGGCCGCTTATTTCGGGCGACGCGAACTGGCCCGGGGCGAGTTGTTGCAGCGCGGCAGTCTCGCCGTGCACGTGCTGCCGTTCCTGGAGCAGGAGCGTTACGACTACCTGCTGTGGGCGTGCGACTGCAATTTCGTGCGCGGCGAGGACTCCTTCGTGCGCGGCCAGTGGGCGGTGCGGCCTTTCGTCTGGCACATCTACCCGCAGAACGAAGGGGCGCACTGGGTCAAATTGAATGCCTTTCTGGACCGCTATTGCGCCGCTTTGCCGGGCGATGCGGCCGCCGCCTTGCGCGGTCTGTGGGAGGCCTGGAGCCGCGGCGACGGGGCGGGCGAAGCGTGGCCTGCTTTCTGGCAATGGCGCGAGGTGCTGGAGCAGCATGCACAACGCTGGGCGGATGCACAGATAATGCATGGCGATCTTGCGGCAAATCTGGTGCAATTTTGTTGGAAAAAGATATAATTACGGATTTTTCCGCATCACCATTTTTAGCGTAGGACGAAAGTATTATGAAAACCGCACAGGAACTTCGCGCAGGCAACGTCTTCATGATCGGAAGCGACCCCATGGTCGTGCTGAAGGCCGAATACACAAAATCCGGCCGCAATGCGTCCGTGGTCAAGATGAAATACAAGAACCTGCTTTCCGGTTCTCCCGGCGAGAGCGTGTTCCGCGCGGACGATAAGTTCGAGGTGGTGTCGCTGGAGCGCAAGGAAGTGACCTATTCCTATTTCGCCGACCCGATGTACGTGTTCATGGACGCCGACTACAACCAGTACGAAGTTGAAGCCGAAAACATGGGCGACTCGCTCAACTACCTGGAAGACGGCATGCAGTGCGAGGTGGTGTTCTACAACGGCAAGGCCATTTCCGTGGAACTGCCCACCACCGTGGTTCGCGAAGTGATCTACACCGAACCGGTGGCACGCGGCGACACTTCCGGCAAGGTAATGAAGACGGCCAAGATCGGCACCGGCTTTGAACTGCCGGTCGCGGCTTTCGTCGAAATTGGCGACAAGATCGAGATCGATACCCGTACCGCGGAATATAAGCGGCGCATTACCGGCTAAGGTTAGGGTAAACGTAAAAAAAGGCGCCTCGGCGCCTTTTTTTACGCCTGTGTCTTGATCGCCAGCAGCGCCTGATTGCGCAGCACGCGCAATAGTCCCAGTTCCTGCTCCGGCAGCTTGATGTCCCCGGCTTTGGGTTTGTCGGCGTAAATCAGCGCAACCGGGTTGTTCTTGAGCACGATCGGGAACAGCACGAAAGTATGTGCCGGGACAGATTGGCGATACCAGGCCGGGATGCGGGTCTGGATTTTTGGGTCGTCGATGTCTTCGATGATGATGTCGACGTTGTTTTTCATGCTGACATGAAAAACATCCGGCGAGAACGCCATGGAGAACTTGAAGTGTTTAATGACCTCCGTGGTGTCCGGCCCGAAGCCGGAGCGTGCCGACATCATGTTCTGGCGCGCGTCCTTGATGCACAGCAGCACGCGGGAGAAACCGATGCTGGTGTACATGGTTTCCATGATCATGCGCATGATGTCGTTGAGCGAGCGTCCTTCCACCAGCGAATTGCTGATGTCCTGAATGCCCTGGGTAAGGATGCCCTGGGCATTCTCGTGCATTCTTCCCGGGGGGAGCTCGATCGTGCGCGTCTGGTCGTCGTCTCCGATTAGCGTGCCGTCCTCGCCGAGGATGGCATCCGTCATGCCGCTGGCTGTTGCCATCGTCGCAGGAGCGGCTTCTGCACGGGTGGTGCCCTTGATTAGTTGTTTCCCGAGCTTGCTCTGGCGCAGATCGAGCTGCAGCGTGCTGACGAACTTGGCGAAATCCAGCGCGGCACTTTCCGCAGTGGCGAGGATGGCTTTTTCGCCGATTTCCAGCGCGGAGCCGAAGCGTTGCGTGAGGCGCAACAGTTCCTTGGTTCTTTCGCTGCTCTCTTCGTGAGTGGCCATGCGGCAGATTTCATGCGAAAAAGCCGATAGCGTGTTGAGGCGATCAAGGTCCGTAGCCGGCCTTTTGACCCTGTCGCCAGGCGGCAGGCTGCGCATGCTGTGGGAAATCTGCTCGGGAAAATTCCACGCCTTGGCAACGCCGATCCCTATATCCTGGTACGACATGCCGAGGACCGTGATCGAGGCATTTTCTTCGCTCATCTTTTTTTGCTGAGCGAGCTTGTTTACTTCTTCCACCTCTTCCAGCAGGTAGAACATGCACAGCAATTTGCCAAGATTGTGGAAAAGTGCGCAGATGAAGCCTTCTTCGGAGTTGCGGATGCCGACTTTATTGGCCAGTCCCTTGGCGATGATGCCGCTGTACAGCGAGCGCACGAACTCGTCCTTGAGCTGGGCGGCGTGCTCCTTGTTCTGCAGGTGGTCGAACAGCATCAGGGTAAGCGCGAGGTTGCGCACCGCGTCGAAACCCAAGATCACCACCGAGCGCGACACCGTGCTGATGGCGCCGCCGCCGCACTGCGAATAATAGGCGGCGTTGACCACTTTCAGCAGTTTGCTGGTGAGCGCCACGTCCTTGAGGATGGCATTGGAAAGCTGCGTGACGCTTTCCATCTCCGAGGAGGTGATGCGGTTGATGGCGCTGATGGACTCCGCCAGCGCGGGGAAATCGCTCTTGTGGCGCATGCGGCGCAACAGGAAATCCAACGTTCCCTGGTTGGTGGTGGCGGCAATGGGATCGGTTTCTGGATTGAGGTAAGTCTGTAGCGCCGCTTTCATTTCCTGTGCCGAGTCGTAACGGCTCATGGGGTCTTTGGCCAGCGCCTTGAGCACGATATCGTCGAGCTTTTCGTCCACCTGGCTGTTGCGTGCCGATGGCGGGGCGATCGGTTCATCGACGATGAGGCGCAGCGTGTCGCGCGGATCGCGGCCTTGTACCGCAGGCTTGCCGGTCAGCATCTGGTGCAGAATCATGCCGCTGGCGAATATATCCAGCTTGGGGCCGATTTCCTTGTCGGTAATGTATTCCGGCGCCATGTAGCCCGGGGTGCCGAACAGCATCAGCTCCTGCTCCGCGCCGGCCTTTTCGGAAATGCGCGTGGCGATGCCGAAATCCATTACGCGCGGCACGCCTTCGGCGTTGATCAGGATGTTGGACGGCTTGAGGTCGCGGTGGATGATGTTGTGCTGGTGCGCGTAGGCCACGGCATCGAGAATCTGGATGGCCAGTTCCACGGCGCGTTGCGAGGCCAAGGCACCTTCGCGTTTGATGAGGAGGGAGAGGTCGCTGCCCTGAACATATTCGAACACCAGGTAGGGGTTGCCCTCGTGTTCGCCGGCCTCGAAAATCGGCACGATATTGGGGTGCTGCAGCTTGCTCACGGTGCGTGCTTCGTCGATCAGCGCCCGCGTGCGTTTGAGATGGTCTTCCCCGCCGGCGAGGTGCACCGTCTTGATCGCCACTTCGCGTTGCAGGTGCGGGTCTTCGGCGAGATAGACCACGCTCTGGGCGCCTTCGCCGAGTACTCTTAATACCTTGAAACGTCCGATGGTGGACGGGATTGCAGCATTGCTCATGCGTTTGATTCAGGAGTTGATAATCGTCGGATGAGTGTAACTCAAGCCCGGGTGTTTTTTCATCAAAATCCGGCCGGAAGCGTATAATCTCCCAACGTTATTTGGTGCTTCTATTCATGGAACTCGCAATCTCCCTTCTCGAAAAATACAGCAAGGCCGGGCCACGCTATACCTCTTATCCTACTGCCCCCTATTTCACCGAAGCCTTCGGCGAAAAGGAATGGCTGGGCGAGATCAACACCACTCAGGGGCTCGGCCGCGATTTGTCGCTTTACGTCCATGTGCCATTTTGCGATACCTTGTGCTACTACTGCGGCTGCAACATGGTGGCGACGCATGATTACAGCAAGGCCGACACCTACCTCGGCTACCTGTTCCAGGAAATCGACCGGGTCGCGGCGCTGACTGCGCCCGATCGCCAGGCGAAGCAGGTGCATTGGGGCGGCGGCACGCCAACTTTCCTCAAGCCGGCCGACATCCGGCGCCTGTTCCAACACCTCGCTTCGCGTTTCAACATTGCCCCGGACGCCGAGATCAGCTGCGAACTCGACCCGCGCGAGTTGAGCCGGGAACATATCGCCGCGCTGGCCGAGTCGGGCTTCAACCGCGTCAGCATGGGGGTGCAGGATCTCGATGAAACGGTGCAAAAGGCCGTTAACCGCGTGCAGCCCGAGGCGCTGATTCGCCAGGTTTTTAACTGGCTGCGCGAAGCCGGTTTCGAGAGCATCAATATCGACCTGATGGTCGGCCTGCCGCACCAGAGCGTGGAAAGCTTCACGCCCACCCTGGACAAGATCGTCGAACTCGGACCCGACCGCCTGGCCGTGTTCAACTACGCGCACGTGCCGTGGATGAAGAAACACCAGAAATTGATCCTGGAAAGCGATCTGCCCGATCTGACCACCAAGCTCGCACTGCAGAAGCTCATCATGGAGCGGCTGGCGGCAGAAGGCTATGTCTACATCGGCATGGACCATTTCGCCAAGGCCGACGACGAGATCGTCAAGGCCCAGAAAGCCAAGACCCTCTACCGTAACTTCCAGGGCTACACCACCAACCGGAATTGCGATATCTACGCCTTTGGCGTTTCGGCCATCAGCCAGACGGAAGACGTTTACGTGCAGAACGCCAAGAACCTCGCTGAGTACCAGCGCCGCATCGGTAGCGGTGGACTCGCCACGGAACGCGGCTTGCGCATTTCACGCGACGA from Sulfurimicrobium lacus carries:
- the icd gene encoding NADP-dependent isocitrate dehydrogenase yields the protein MYQHIKVPATGEKIRVNSDFSLNVPDCPIVPFIEGDGTGVDITPVMIKVVDAAVDKAYGGKRKIAWMEVYAGEKATKVYDADTWLPEETVAAVREYVVSIKGPLTTPVSGGIRSLNVALRQMLDLYVCLRPVRYFQGVPSPVKHPERVEMVIFRENTEDIYAGVEWEAGSAEVKKVIAFLQQEMGVKKIRFPESSSIGIKPVSVEGSERLIRRAIQYAIDNQRKSVTLVHKGNIMKFTEGGFKKWGYELAAREFGAELIDGGPWMKLGDKFGGIVIKDVIADAFLQQILLRPEEYDVIATLNLNGDYISDALAAEVGGIGIAPGANLSDSIAMFEATHGTAPKYAGKDYVNPGSIILSAEMMLRHMGWIEAADLIIKGMDGAIAGKKVTYDFARLMEGATQVSCSAFGDVMIQNM
- the cspE gene encoding transcription antiterminator/RNA stability regulator CspE; the protein is MATGTVKWFNDAKGFGFITPDDGSEDLFAHFSAIQMGGFKTLKEGQKVQFEVTQGPKGKQASNIQAA
- the clpS gene encoding ATP-dependent Clp protease adapter ClpS encodes the protein MPGKYRESTVLEGQRAKLKPPSLFKVILLNDDYTPMEFVVIVLQRFFAKDREQATQIMLKVHREGRGLCGVYPRDIAATKVEQVLAFANEHQHPLQCVMEET
- the clpA gene encoding ATP-dependent Clp protease ATP-binding subunit ClpA: MIAQELEVSLHMAFIEARQKRHEFISVEHLLLAMLDNPTAAQVLRACAANIDELRKQLSDFVAEHTPTVAGTDDVDTQPTLGFQRVIQRAILHVQSSGKKEVTGANVLVALFGEKDSHAVYFLQQQGVNRLDVVNYISHGISKVQEGAVPRQEPEQENEQEPTPASALDSFTQNLNHQALAGKIDPLIGRDLELERVVQTLCRRRKNNPLLVGEAGVGKTAIAEGLARRVVEGEVPEVLAKSTVYALDMGALLAGTKYRGDFEQRLKAVLKQLTDDPNAILFIDEIHTLIGAGAASGGTLDASNLLKPALSSGQLKCIGATTYNEYRGIFEKDHALSRRFQKIDVPEPSVEETVEILRGLKSRFEAHHGVKYTAAALTTAAELSARYINDRHLPDKAIDVIDEAGAAQRVLPKSKQKKTISIKEIEDIIAKIARIPPKSVSSDDRSALKTLERDLKAVVFGQDNAIEALASAIKMARSGLGSPNKPIGSFLFSGPTGVGKTEVARQLAYVMGIELIRFDMSEYMERHAVSRLIGAPPGYVGFEQGGLMTEQITKHPYSVLLLDEIEKAHPDIYNILLQVMDHGTLTDNNGRKADFRNVIIIMTTNAGAENLSKGSIGFAQSQKAGDEMAEIKRLFTPEFRNRLDATISFRALDHEVILRVVDKFLMQLEEQLHEKKVEATFTDALKDYLAKRGFDPLMGARPMARLIQDTIRRALADELLFGRLANGGHVTVDMDGDAVHLAFDEELEKAI
- the earP gene encoding elongation factor P maturation arginine rhamnosyltransferase EarP, producing the protein MTQHGRKWDIFCAVVDNFGDIGVCWRLARQLAAEHDIEVRLWVDDLASLQTICPEINPDLSEQTARRVVVRRWEASFPAVAPADVVIEAFGCELPAGYVAAMADAACRPVWVNLEYLSAEIWVEGCHGLPSPHPRLPLTKYFFFPGFSSATGGLLAESGLLERRQAFQSDPEQLARFWQSIGLPQPEATECRVSLFGYENPALQGLLEAWASGVFPVTCLVPEGRMVAGVAAYFGRRELARGELLQRGSLAVHVLPFLEQERYDYLLWACDCNFVRGEDSFVRGQWAVRPFVWHIYPQNEGAHWVKLNAFLDRYCAALPGDAAAALRGLWEAWSRGDGAGEAWPAFWQWREVLEQHAQRWADAQIMHGDLAANLVQFCWKKI
- the efp gene encoding elongation factor P — protein: MKTAQELRAGNVFMIGSDPMVVLKAEYTKSGRNASVVKMKYKNLLSGSPGESVFRADDKFEVVSLERKEVTYSYFADPMYVFMDADYNQYEVEAENMGDSLNYLEDGMQCEVVFYNGKAISVELPTTVVREVIYTEPVARGDTSGKVMKTAKIGTGFELPVAAFVEIGDKIEIDTRTAEYKRRITG
- a CDS encoding serine/threonine protein kinase, encoding MSNAAIPSTIGRFKVLRVLGEGAQSVVYLAEDPHLQREVAIKTVHLAGGEDHLKRTRALIDEARTVSKLQHPNIVPIFEAGEHEGNPYLVFEYVQGSDLSLLIKREGALASQRAVELAIQILDAVAYAHQHNIIHRDLKPSNILINAEGVPRVMDFGIATRISEKAGAEQELMLFGTPGYMAPEYITDKEIGPKLDIFASGMILHQMLTGKPAVQGRDPRDTLRLIVDEPIAPPSARNSQVDEKLDDIVLKALAKDPMSRYDSAQEMKAALQTYLNPETDPIAATTNQGTLDFLLRRMRHKSDFPALAESISAINRITSSEMESVTQLSNAILKDVALTSKLLKVVNAAYYSQCGGGAISTVSRSVVILGFDAVRNLALTLMLFDHLQNKEHAAQLKDEFVRSLYSGIIAKGLANKVGIRNSEEGFICALFHNLGKLLCMFYLLEEVEEVNKLAQQKKMSEENASITVLGMSYQDIGIGVAKAWNFPEQISHSMRSLPPGDRVKRPATDLDRLNTLSAFSHEICRMATHEESSERTKELLRLTQRFGSALEIGEKAILATAESAALDFAKFVSTLQLDLRQSKLGKQLIKGTTRAEAAPATMATASGMTDAILGEDGTLIGDDDQTRTIELPPGRMHENAQGILTQGIQDISNSLVEGRSLNDIMRMIMETMYTSIGFSRVLLCIKDARQNMMSARSGFGPDTTEVIKHFKFSMAFSPDVFHVSMKNNVDIIIEDIDDPKIQTRIPAWYRQSVPAHTFVLFPIVLKNNPVALIYADKPKAGDIKLPEQELGLLRVLRNQALLAIKTQA
- the hemN gene encoding oxygen-independent coproporphyrinogen III oxidase, translating into MELAISLLEKYSKAGPRYTSYPTAPYFTEAFGEKEWLGEINTTQGLGRDLSLYVHVPFCDTLCYYCGCNMVATHDYSKADTYLGYLFQEIDRVAALTAPDRQAKQVHWGGGTPTFLKPADIRRLFQHLASRFNIAPDAEISCELDPRELSREHIAALAESGFNRVSMGVQDLDETVQKAVNRVQPEALIRQVFNWLREAGFESINIDLMVGLPHQSVESFTPTLDKIVELGPDRLAVFNYAHVPWMKKHQKLILESDLPDLTTKLALQKLIMERLAAEGYVYIGMDHFAKADDEIVKAQKAKTLYRNFQGYTTNRNCDIYAFGVSAISQTEDVYVQNAKNLAEYQRRIGSGGLATERGLRISRDDKIRREAISNIMCDLELDKAKFGVEWEIDFDTFFADALPELQELAADGLVCLEPGVIKVTETGRIFLRNIAMPFDAYLRQQSVEIKPRYSKTL